One stretch of Thermanaerosceptrum fracticalcis DNA includes these proteins:
- a CDS encoding LytR/AlgR family response regulator transcription factor, translating to MIKVLVVDDEIPSQKELAYIINQHPDFEVAGTAGSGREALELLSRLKPQVAFLDIQLYDINGMDLAEKITHIDKNILIIFATAHDDFAVKAYELNALDYVVKPFDEIRIFKTLDRIRSNLTVQGTPAPLEETSCPLESPLERICAVGNGRYMVINCKDIVYVMAEERKTLLKLKDDYLPSSFTLQELSEKLDQKDFLRVHRAYIVNLRHIKEVIPWFNGSFKLIMEDRQTSEIPVSRHYARDLKQRLGL from the coding sequence TTGATTAAGGTATTAGTTGTGGATGATGAGATTCCCTCCCAAAAAGAACTTGCCTATATCATAAATCAGCACCCGGACTTTGAAGTGGCCGGAACAGCCGGCTCAGGCAGGGAAGCCCTGGAACTCCTGAGCCGCTTAAAACCCCAGGTGGCATTTCTCGATATCCAGCTTTATGACATCAATGGCATGGACCTGGCAGAAAAAATTACTCATATTGACAAGAATATACTCATTATCTTTGCCACAGCCCATGACGACTTTGCCGTCAAGGCCTATGAATTAAATGCCCTGGATTACGTAGTAAAACCTTTTGACGAAATACGTATCTTTAAAACCCTGGACCGCATTCGCAGTAACCTGACCGTGCAAGGAACACCTGCTCCCCTTGAAGAAACCTCGTGTCCTTTAGAGTCTCCCCTGGAAAGAATCTGTGCTGTCGGTAACGGCAGGTATATGGTAATCAACTGTAAAGACATCGTTTATGTCATGGCAGAGGAAAGGAAAACCCTGCTTAAACTAAAGGATGATTATCTTCCCAGTTCCTTTACTTTACAGGAGCTTAGTGAAAAACTGGACCAAAAAGATTTTTTACGGGTCCACCGTGCCTATATCGTCAATCTTCGTCATATTAAGGAGGTAATTCCCTGGTTTAACGGGAGCTTCAAACTAATCATGGAGGACCGCCAAACCTCTGAAATTCCAGTAAGCCGCCACTATGCCAGGGATTTGAAACAAAGGTTAGGCCTATAA
- a CDS encoding carbon starvation protein A translates to MSAIWLILGGIVIFLIAYTMYGAWLAKQWGIDPNRKTPAHTRRDDIDYCPAKAPVLLGHHFASIAGAGPITGPILASVFGWIPVALWIIVGSIFVGGVHDFGALFASIRHDGKSIGEIIEANIGKSGKKLFAVFAWLTLVLVVAAFLSITASTFVSVPAAGTSSLLFIVLAVIFGFVVYRKNAPLSVSTVAGVALLLICVWLGQVFPLKMSLAAWIYLLIVYIFAASVLPVWMLLQPRDYLNSYLLYAMIAGAVIGIFAMNPTIQLAPFTGFYVSKQYLFPMLFVTVACGAISGFHSLVGSGTTSKQLDNEKDAKIVGYGSMLIEGVLALIALTTAAYVAGPKLAELLKAGGPINVFSDGVGTFLTVIGMDFAVGKQFAALALSAFALTSLDTATRLGRFIFQEFFSEAGQQDSILTNRFVSTTITVAAGGFLAFNGYAKVWPLFGSANQLLAALALIAVAVYLKKIGKNNKMFTIPTAFMFAVTLTALYFLVKANMAASNFILVGFGIALFILAVILLIQAWKVLADKNTGDPNLKA, encoded by the coding sequence ATGAGTGCTATCTGGTTAATCCTCGGCGGCATTGTTATTTTTCTTATTGCCTATACCATGTATGGTGCCTGGCTGGCCAAACAATGGGGAATTGACCCCAATCGGAAGACCCCTGCCCATACCCGGCGGGATGATATCGACTACTGCCCGGCCAAAGCTCCGGTACTTTTAGGCCACCACTTTGCTTCTATCGCCGGAGCCGGCCCCATTACCGGTCCTATTCTGGCCAGTGTTTTCGGCTGGATCCCTGTAGCCCTCTGGATAATTGTTGGTAGTATTTTCGTAGGCGGTGTTCATGATTTTGGTGCTCTTTTTGCCTCCATTCGCCACGATGGTAAATCCATTGGAGAAATCATCGAAGCAAATATTGGTAAGTCCGGCAAGAAACTCTTTGCTGTTTTCGCCTGGTTAACCCTTGTTCTGGTAGTAGCAGCCTTCCTGAGTATCACTGCCAGCACCTTCGTCAGCGTACCTGCAGCAGGTACTTCTTCCTTACTGTTTATCGTCCTGGCTGTTATTTTCGGTTTCGTTGTGTATAGAAAAAATGCTCCCCTTTCTGTTTCTACTGTAGCAGGGGTTGCTCTCCTTTTAATCTGTGTCTGGCTGGGGCAAGTATTCCCCTTAAAGATGTCTTTAGCTGCCTGGATTTATCTGTTAATTGTCTACATCTTTGCTGCTTCCGTTCTGCCCGTGTGGATGCTGCTCCAGCCCCGTGACTACCTGAACTCCTACCTGCTTTACGCCATGATTGCCGGCGCTGTTATCGGTATCTTCGCCATGAACCCCACCATCCAGTTAGCCCCCTTCACCGGTTTCTATGTCAGTAAGCAGTATCTCTTCCCCATGCTTTTCGTAACTGTAGCCTGCGGTGCTATCTCCGGTTTCCACTCCCTCGTTGGTTCCGGTACAACCTCTAAGCAGTTGGATAACGAGAAAGACGCGAAGATTGTTGGTTACGGTTCCATGCTCATTGAGGGTGTTCTGGCCTTAATCGCCCTCACTACTGCAGCTTATGTAGCCGGTCCCAAACTGGCTGAACTTCTAAAAGCCGGGGGTCCCATCAACGTTTTCTCCGACGGGGTTGGTACCTTCCTGACAGTAATCGGTATGGATTTTGCAGTGGGCAAACAATTTGCTGCCCTGGCCCTTTCCGCCTTTGCTTTAACCAGCCTGGATACCGCTACCCGTCTGGGCCGCTTTATCTTCCAGGAATTCTTCTCTGAAGCCGGTCAACAAGACTCCATCCTGACCAACCGCTTTGTTTCTACCACTATCACAGTAGCAGCCGGTGGTTTCCTGGCCTTCAATGGTTATGCGAAAGTATGGCCTCTCTTCGGCTCCGCCAACCAGCTCTTAGCTGCTCTGGCTCTTATCGCCGTAGCTGTTTACCTGAAAAAAATTGGCAAGAACAACAAGATGTTTACTATTCCCACAGCCTTCATGTTTGCCGTCACACTAACAGCCCTGTATTTCCTGGTTAAAGCCAATATGGCAGCCAGCAATTTTATCCTGGTTGGTTTCGGTATTGCCCTCTTTATCCTGGCCGTAATCCTCCTCATTCAGGCCTGGAAGGTCCTGGCAGACAAAAACACCGGCGATCCCAACCTCAAAGCATAA
- a CDS encoding MFS transporter — protein sequence MNQPPDMTKKQKLWTRDFILICAATFLIFCGFQILMPTLPKYAATLGADKKMIGLINGIFTIAAVSFRPFIGRELDLRGRKGIYLGGLALFFLAVLGYIWVPTLFLLLALRLVHGLGWATSSTAAGTIVADIIPPSRRGEGMGYYGLFSTLAMAIAPALGLTLIPNYGFSFIATLSLILTAGAFLAGYAIQLETRKNQGLDSRPPGGKPSVFDKRALKVSLVMLFMTLSYGGVVTFLPLYAEERGIANIGPFFTIYALSLMVTRPVAGKYYDRKGPNHVILFGLLSIFFSTVLLSQASALPLFLISGILYGLGFGSIQPTLLALAIQGIEPQRRGAVNGTVMSAFDLGIGVGSLSLGLIANALGYSYMYLISSVTALIGLAIFFFWPKPAATG from the coding sequence ATGAACCAACCACCAGACATGACTAAGAAACAAAAGCTATGGACCAGGGACTTTATCCTGATCTGTGCGGCGACTTTTCTTATCTTTTGCGGTTTTCAGATTTTGATGCCCACGCTACCCAAATATGCTGCCACCCTGGGTGCAGATAAAAAAATGATTGGTCTTATTAATGGTATTTTTACTATTGCTGCCGTATCTTTCCGTCCTTTCATCGGTCGGGAACTGGATCTCAGGGGACGCAAGGGCATTTATCTGGGGGGGTTGGCCCTTTTCTTCCTGGCCGTATTAGGATATATCTGGGTACCCACACTCTTCTTACTTCTTGCCTTACGTTTAGTTCATGGTCTAGGCTGGGCAACCTCCTCTACAGCGGCGGGCACCATCGTGGCCGATATTATTCCCCCCTCCCGCCGGGGTGAAGGAATGGGCTATTACGGCCTCTTTTCTACCTTAGCCATGGCCATTGCCCCAGCCCTGGGTTTGACGCTCATCCCTAATTATGGTTTCTCTTTTATCGCAACACTTTCTCTCATACTGACAGCCGGAGCCTTTCTGGCTGGTTATGCTATCCAGCTGGAAACCAGAAAAAATCAAGGACTGGACAGTCGTCCACCGGGCGGCAAGCCGTCCGTCTTTGATAAACGGGCTCTCAAAGTATCCCTTGTGATGCTTTTTATGACCCTTAGCTACGGCGGCGTGGTTACTTTTTTGCCCCTTTATGCGGAAGAACGGGGCATTGCCAATATCGGTCCCTTCTTTACTATTTATGCTCTATCTCTTATGGTTACCCGTCCTGTAGCCGGTAAGTATTACGACCGTAAAGGTCCTAACCACGTTATTCTTTTTGGTCTTCTATCCATCTTCTTTTCCACTGTCCTTTTGTCCCAAGCCTCGGCCCTACCTCTTTTCTTGATAAGCGGCATTCTTTACGGCCTGGGCTTCGGTTCCATCCAGCCTACCCTCCTGGCCCTGGCCATCCAGGGAATTGAACCCCAGCGCCGGGGTGCGGTCAATGGCACAGTGATGTCCGCCTTTGACCTGGGTATAGGTGTAGGCTCCCTTTCCCTGGGTCTGATTGCTAACGCTCTGGGATACTCTTATATGTATCTGATTTCGTCTGTGACAGCGCTCATCGGTTTGGCCATCTTCTTTTTCTGGCCTAAACCCGCAGCAACAGGCTGA
- a CDS encoding nucleoside kinase: MFKELQQSQEIPIQIGSHSLHVAPGTVLLDLAPQYGCGFASPIVGAKYNNEVVDLYTEIKEPGTIEYLDLTSEDGIRIYRQSLVFLLVKAAWELFPNRTILVEHSLGKSYYCEFKGYKTISPLDIIALEARMREIVAQDLPVIPEMMPKEKAIQILCAKGHEEKSAIVENMDWKQVRILTCGNYASYSHSVLAPRTGGLNVFQLQPYAQGFLLRFPAPHNPREVAPITDLPKLAQVFRESEEWAGILGINNLAGLNRLLAQNPNEGNCLIHIAEALHEKKIARIADEIYANRDKLRVVLIAGPSSSGKTTFAQRLLIQLRVHGLQPVSLSLDDYFVDREHTPRDENGEYDFEALEALDLELFNQQLQQLIAGQEVEIPTFNFLLGKREWRGKKLQVKPDHPLIIEGIHGLNEKLTASIKRENKYKIYISALTQISIDNHNRIPTTDTRLIRRIVRDNQFRSHDALATLKRWPSVRRGEEKNIFPYQEEADMMFNSALIYELGVFKKYAYPLLAKVTREEKEYADAQRLLTLLKHFPEIPDQHVPLNSILREFIGGSSFHE; encoded by the coding sequence TTGTTCAAAGAGCTGCAACAAAGTCAGGAGATTCCCATTCAAATAGGCAGTCACTCTCTTCATGTTGCTCCCGGTACCGTGTTACTGGACCTTGCCCCGCAGTATGGCTGTGGATTTGCCTCTCCCATTGTAGGCGCCAAGTATAATAACGAAGTTGTGGATTTGTACACGGAAATTAAAGAGCCGGGCACCATAGAGTATCTTGATCTTACCTCCGAGGATGGCATACGGATCTACAGGCAGAGCCTGGTGTTCCTTTTGGTAAAAGCTGCCTGGGAGCTATTTCCCAATAGAACCATATTAGTAGAGCATTCCCTGGGTAAGAGCTATTACTGTGAATTCAAAGGTTATAAAACCATATCACCCTTAGACATAATTGCCCTGGAGGCGAGAATGCGAGAAATTGTAGCTCAAGACCTGCCGGTTATACCTGAGATGATGCCGAAAGAAAAGGCTATACAAATTCTCTGCGCAAAGGGCCATGAAGAAAAGAGCGCCATTGTGGAGAATATGGACTGGAAACAAGTAAGAATTCTTACTTGCGGTAATTATGCCAGTTATTCTCACAGCGTACTGGCGCCTAGGACGGGAGGCTTAAATGTTTTCCAGCTTCAGCCTTATGCCCAAGGTTTTCTTTTAAGGTTTCCAGCCCCCCATAATCCCCGTGAAGTTGCCCCGATAACGGATCTACCCAAACTGGCTCAGGTGTTCCGGGAGTCAGAAGAATGGGCAGGTATCCTGGGAATTAATAATTTAGCCGGGCTTAACCGTCTTTTGGCTCAGAATCCCAATGAAGGGAATTGCTTAATTCATATTGCCGAGGCCCTCCATGAAAAAAAGATTGCAAGAATCGCTGATGAGATTTATGCCAACCGGGATAAACTCCGGGTCGTACTCATTGCCGGCCCGTCCTCTTCCGGCAAGACCACTTTTGCTCAGCGCTTATTAATTCAACTCCGGGTCCATGGTCTTCAACCGGTTTCCTTATCCCTGGATGACTATTTTGTGGATCGTGAGCATACACCCCGTGACGAAAACGGTGAATACGATTTCGAAGCCCTGGAAGCCTTGGATCTGGAGCTTTTTAACCAGCAGTTGCAGCAGCTCATCGCCGGACAGGAAGTGGAGATACCCACTTTCAACTTCCTTTTGGGCAAACGGGAATGGCGCGGTAAGAAACTGCAGGTTAAACCGGATCATCCCCTTATCATTGAAGGTATTCACGGCCTCAATGAGAAATTAACGGCCTCCATTAAGCGGGAGAATAAATACAAAATTTACATCAGTGCCCTTACCCAGATCAGTATTGACAACCACAACAGGATACCTACCACGGATACCAGGCTCATTCGCCGGATTGTGCGGGATAACCAGTTCCGTTCCCACGATGCCCTGGCCACCTTGAAACGCTGGCCTTCAGTGCGCCGCGGTGAAGAAAAAAACATCTTTCCTTATCAGGAGGAAGCTGACATGATGTTTAATTCCGCTTTGATTTACGAACTGGGTGTCTTTAAGAAATATGCCTATCCCCTTTTGGCTAAAGTTACCCGCGAGGAGAAGGAATATGCCGATGCCCAGCGCCTTCTCACCTTGTTAAAACACTTCCCGGAAATACCAGATCAGCATGTTCCCCTGAACTCTATCTTACGGGAGTTTATTGGGGGAAGTTCTTTCCATGAATAG
- a CDS encoding autorepressor SdpR family transcription factor, with amino-acid sequence MSPLNDSFKALSDPTRRKILQMLREKDMTAGEIAEQFNISKPSISHHLSILKQADLVLDTRQGQNIIYSLNTSVFDELIGWFLNLTDRSKEERI; translated from the coding sequence ATGTCCCCTCTAAACGATAGTTTCAAAGCCCTTTCCGATCCAACCCGGCGAAAAATCCTGCAGATGCTGAGAGAAAAAGATATGACCGCCGGTGAGATCGCAGAGCAGTTTAATATCTCTAAGCCCAGCATTAGCCACCATCTCAGTATACTGAAACAGGCTGACCTGGTGTTAGATACACGCCAGGGGCAAAATATTATTTATTCCTTAAATACCAGTGTTTTTGACGAGCTAATTGGCTGGTTTCTCAATTTAACTGACCGCTCGAAGGAGGAACGAATATGA
- a CDS encoding SdpI family protein → MNNFNERNSSISFTAILKNEWYIPALILFSLAFGLYMYPELPDKVPTHWNIRGEIDGWTVKSLWVWIFPLFNLGIYALLLLLPSIDPRKQNYAKFSGTYRIIRLVLVLFITLLYLVTIAVALGIPLKVDLLVKVSVSLLFVILGNYMGKVRQNYFVGFKTPWTLANEEVWRKTHRFAGPLWVVIGSIDVVLSFISAAWASITLFASFILMALIPLVYSYLEYRKIQ, encoded by the coding sequence ATGAATAATTTTAATGAAAGAAACAGCAGCATTTCCTTTACTGCTATCTTAAAAAATGAATGGTATATACCGGCCCTAATCCTATTTTCTCTGGCTTTTGGTCTTTACATGTATCCTGAATTACCGGATAAAGTACCCACTCACTGGAATATCCGGGGAGAAATTGACGGCTGGACGGTGAAATCCCTCTGGGTATGGATATTTCCCCTTTTTAACCTGGGTATTTATGCCTTACTACTCCTTCTTCCCAGTATCGACCCCCGTAAACAGAACTATGCCAAGTTTTCCGGCACCTACAGGATTATCCGCCTGGTCCTGGTCCTCTTTATAACCCTTTTATATCTGGTAACCATAGCCGTAGCTTTAGGTATTCCCCTAAAAGTAGACCTGCTGGTTAAAGTTTCAGTATCTCTCCTCTTTGTTATCCTGGGTAACTACATGGGTAAGGTCCGGCAAAACTACTTTGTCGGTTTTAAAACACCCTGGACTCTAGCCAACGAAGAAGTCTGGCGTAAAACCCACCGTTTCGCTGGTCCTCTTTGGGTGGTCATAGGCAGTATCGATGTCGTCCTCAGTTTCATCTCCGCTGCCTGGGCCAGTATCACCCTTTTTGCTTCCTTTATTTTAATGGCATTGATCCCTCTGGTATACTCCTACCTGGAATACCGTAAGATTCAATGA
- a CDS encoding 2-hydroxyacyl-CoA dehydratase, with protein MLLSFPHMGNLAKGIAKICQKLHIPYLIPSPPGPKALELGQALAPEASCLPFSLVLGNMREALEMGADTLIMLGGSGPCRFGYFIYLAEKILKNEGYEFQLLLIDKGKTWRSFSILRKEAGVTWPEFLRTIYFGWEAVVCEESLARLEREYLSRVKKTQNFQVFLSSCRQELDRAETLEDLKQIKDKALNYIGDADFHPPEEILRVGLVGDIYTLLEPYANHSVEELILARGVSIAKEMSLSNWIPNALLPWRKGPYKKRLLEYAAPYLADSVGGFGLESVANTRKLGLEAVDGIIQLFPLGCMPEIVAKSALNKICLWENIPVLSITMDQHDSTTGFITRVEAFLEVLQAQKKERPLGGQTLDIRLPIMKIFFQ; from the coding sequence ATGCTGCTTTCTTTTCCACACATGGGAAATTTAGCAAAAGGTATTGCCAAAATTTGCCAAAAGCTCCATATCCCTTATCTCATTCCTTCTCCACCGGGGCCCAAAGCGCTGGAGCTAGGACAGGCCTTAGCCCCTGAAGCCTCCTGCCTGCCCTTCTCCCTGGTCCTGGGTAATATGCGGGAAGCCCTGGAAATGGGGGCGGATACCCTCATTATGCTGGGAGGTTCAGGGCCCTGCCGCTTTGGTTATTTTATCTACCTGGCGGAAAAGATTCTGAAGAACGAAGGTTATGAATTTCAGCTCTTGCTTATTGATAAGGGAAAAACCTGGCGAAGTTTTTCTATCTTAAGAAAAGAGGCAGGAGTTACCTGGCCGGAATTCCTTAGAACTATTTATTTTGGCTGGGAGGCGGTGGTCTGTGAAGAAAGCCTGGCTCGCCTGGAACGGGAATACCTATCACGGGTTAAGAAGACACAAAACTTTCAGGTTTTTTTGTCCAGCTGCAGGCAAGAGCTGGATAGGGCGGAAACCCTTGAGGATCTTAAACAAATAAAAGATAAAGCCCTTAATTATATAGGGGATGCGGATTTTCATCCTCCGGAAGAGATTTTACGGGTGGGTTTGGTGGGAGACATTTATACCTTGCTGGAGCCTTATGCCAACCATTCCGTTGAGGAACTGATCCTGGCAAGAGGGGTTAGCATTGCTAAAGAAATGTCCCTCTCCAACTGGATACCTAATGCCCTTTTACCCTGGCGAAAGGGTCCTTATAAAAAGCGATTACTGGAATATGCAGCACCTTATTTGGCGGATTCCGTAGGGGGTTTTGGCCTGGAGTCGGTAGCTAATACCAGGAAGTTAGGGTTAGAGGCTGTAGATGGGATCATTCAGTTATTTCCCCTGGGCTGTATGCCGGAGATTGTGGCTAAGAGTGCCTTAAATAAGATTTGCCTGTGGGAAAATATCCCTGTCTTAAGCATTACCATGGACCAGCATGACAGTACCACCGGTTTTATCACAAGAGTGGAAGCTTTTTTGGAGGTTCTGCAAGCACAGAAAAAAGAAAGGCCGCTAGGCGGCCAGACTCTCGATATCCGACTTCCGATTATGAAGATATTTTTTCAGTAG
- a CDS encoding acyl-CoA dehydratase activase, translated as MKAYLGVDVGSVSTNLVVMAESGEVIESLYIRTNGQPVKAVQNGLRMLGEKLGKDVTIMGAGATGSARNLTAVLVGADAVKNEITAHAVAVSKMVPGAQTIIEIGGQDSKIIIMRDGVVTDFAMNTVCAAGTGSFLDQQASRLNIPIEKFGEMALQAKTPVRIAGRCAVFAESDMIHKQQLGHSLEDIIAGLCEALVRNYLNNVGKGKEILAPIVFQGGVAANVGIKAAFEKHLKQELIIPKYFNVMGAVGCAYLAKEATRNKPTNFKGWEAADYAFRPTSFECKACPNNCEVIQIFENEKLVARWGDRCGKWSNVNVKVS; from the coding sequence GTGAAAGCATATCTTGGTGTGGATGTAGGATCTGTTAGTACCAACCTGGTAGTGATGGCGGAGAGCGGGGAGGTTATTGAAAGTTTATATATACGTACCAATGGACAGCCGGTGAAAGCTGTGCAGAACGGGCTTAGAATGCTGGGAGAAAAACTGGGCAAGGATGTTACCATTATGGGGGCGGGTGCTACGGGTAGTGCCAGGAATCTGACAGCTGTCCTGGTAGGTGCCGATGCTGTAAAAAATGAGATCACTGCCCATGCCGTGGCAGTTTCCAAAATGGTTCCCGGTGCTCAGACCATTATTGAGATCGGGGGTCAGGATTCTAAGATTATCATCATGCGTGACGGTGTAGTCACTGATTTTGCCATGAATACCGTTTGTGCCGCCGGGACAGGTTCTTTCCTGGACCAGCAGGCTTCACGCCTGAACATACCCATTGAGAAATTTGGGGAAATGGCTTTACAGGCCAAAACACCGGTAAGGATTGCCGGGCGGTGTGCTGTCTTTGCCGAGTCTGATATGATCCACAAGCAGCAGTTAGGTCACTCCCTGGAGGATATTATTGCCGGTTTGTGTGAAGCCCTGGTAAGAAACTACTTGAACAATGTGGGGAAAGGAAAAGAGATACTGGCACCTATCGTTTTCCAGGGCGGTGTAGCCGCCAACGTCGGTATTAAAGCTGCTTTTGAAAAACACCTGAAACAGGAACTGATCATTCCCAAGTACTTTAATGTTATGGGCGCTGTAGGTTGTGCCTATTTGGCCAAAGAAGCCACCCGTAATAAACCCACCAATTTTAAGGGCTGGGAGGCGGCTGACTACGCTTTTCGTCCCACCAGCTTTGAGTGCAAAGCCTGTCCCAACAACTGCGAGGTTATCCAGATCTTTGAGAATGAAAAGCTGGTGGCCCGCTGGGGTGATCGCTGCGGTAAGTGGTCCAATGTGAATGTGAAAGTAAGCTGA
- a CDS encoding CoA protein activase: protein MKISFPIMGNSYVAFKQLIEDIGHEPVLAPMPSSRTMTLGTMYSPEFACIPFKILMGTYLEAIEKGAELIITSGGHGPCRAGYYGILHQKIIRDLGYSTKIMVFDSFTRTMGDFISKIHWLLTKGKTSWWQFYKAFKLGWEKLVALDEIEILSHHVRPLEINKGETTKVYHQCLEIMDQARTRERIREAKEACFQLLNNIPQDKSRRPLKIGIVGEIYVLIEPFANLDIQATLGEMGVFTERGTHLSNWTKENTKMTHHEEEVIKAARPYLRQMIGGHGINSVGETVLFSRRGFDGVIQLAPFSCIPEIVAKGILPQVSRDTGIPVLTVFLDEQTGKAGLQTRLEAFVDLLKQRQEKRLGGAVS, encoded by the coding sequence ATGAAGATATCATTTCCCATCATGGGTAATTCTTATGTAGCTTTTAAACAATTAATCGAGGATATTGGTCATGAGCCGGTGCTGGCTCCCATGCCCAGTTCTCGTACCATGACTTTAGGGACTATGTATTCTCCCGAGTTTGCCTGCATTCCTTTTAAAATTCTCATGGGTACATATCTGGAGGCTATTGAAAAAGGAGCTGAATTAATTATTACTTCGGGTGGTCACGGACCCTGCCGGGCAGGCTATTACGGTATACTCCACCAAAAAATAATCCGTGACCTGGGCTATTCTACCAAAATTATGGTTTTTGACTCCTTTACCCGGACCATGGGTGACTTTATCAGTAAAATTCACTGGTTACTGACAAAAGGTAAAACATCCTGGTGGCAGTTTTATAAGGCCTTTAAACTGGGCTGGGAGAAACTAGTTGCCCTTGATGAGATAGAGATTCTATCTCATCATGTGCGCCCTTTGGAAATCAATAAAGGTGAGACAACGAAGGTTTACCATCAATGTCTGGAAATTATGGACCAGGCCCGTACCAGGGAGAGAATACGGGAGGCGAAGGAAGCTTGTTTTCAACTTTTAAATAATATTCCTCAGGATAAGAGCAGAAGACCGTTAAAAATAGGCATAGTTGGGGAAATATATGTATTAATAGAGCCTTTTGCTAATTTGGACATCCAGGCGACCCTGGGTGAGATGGGCGTCTTTACGGAACGGGGAACACATCTCAGCAACTGGACCAAAGAAAATACCAAAATGACTCACCACGAAGAGGAAGTAATTAAAGCTGCCCGTCCATATCTCAGGCAGATGATTGGCGGCCACGGTATTAATTCCGTAGGTGAAACTGTGCTTTTTTCCCGCCGCGGTTTTGATGGTGTTATTCAGCTTGCTCCCTTCTCCTGTATCCCGGAAATTGTGGCCAAAGGTATTCTGCCTCAGGTAAGCCGTGATACAGGTATCCCCGTACTCACCGTTTTCCTGGATGAACAAACAGGCAAGGCTGGTTTGCAGACAAGGTTAGAGGCTTTTGTGGACCTGCTTAAGCAGCGTCAAGAAAAAAGATTGGGAGGAGCCGTATCGTGA
- a CDS encoding acyl-CoA dehydratase activase-related protein, whose protein sequence is MGKKIGFPRTLFYYLYYPFWHTFFTELGYEMVTSLPTSKLSLDLGVQEAVNDACLPIKLYHGHVAELKDKVDILFLPRMVSVRKLDSETFCPKFLGLPDMIRNSIDGLPRIIDEKVDLAKGWFPLWQLCRKIAAELGVHGWRVWQAFQNANKVQKCFGELLYQGVPAHHAVEAAIRGSTYEAPPVPEPDVNLAILGYPYLIYDSFVNVGLFEKLGEMGIKAWTVEMVPPDRLEEQGKNLPKNLFWNFSNRAVRATYYYLKEKKVDGIIHVTAFGCGPDAMVDKLMELEAKNHGRVPFLTLSLDEHTGEAGVLTRIEAFVDMLRLRRGQHEDIISHHG, encoded by the coding sequence ATGGGTAAAAAAATCGGCTTTCCAAGAACACTGTTTTATTATTTATACTATCCTTTTTGGCATACTTTCTTTACTGAACTAGGTTATGAAATGGTTACTTCCCTTCCCACCAGCAAATTAAGCCTGGATCTGGGTGTACAGGAAGCAGTAAATGATGCCTGTCTCCCTATCAAACTTTACCATGGTCATGTAGCTGAATTGAAAGATAAAGTAGATATCCTTTTTTTACCCCGCATGGTTAGTGTACGCAAACTGGATAGTGAGACTTTCTGCCCTAAATTTTTAGGTTTACCTGATATGATCAGGAATTCTATAGATGGTTTGCCCCGTATCATTGATGAAAAAGTAGATTTAGCCAAAGGCTGGTTTCCCCTTTGGCAGCTGTGTCGTAAGATTGCGGCAGAGCTGGGGGTCCACGGCTGGCGTGTCTGGCAGGCATTCCAAAATGCCAATAAAGTGCAAAAATGTTTCGGGGAACTTTTATACCAGGGGGTTCCCGCTCATCATGCCGTGGAAGCAGCCATTAGGGGCAGTACCTATGAAGCCCCACCTGTTCCAGAACCTGATGTTAACCTGGCCATACTCGGGTACCCTTATCTTATTTATGACTCTTTTGTAAACGTGGGACTTTTTGAAAAACTGGGAGAGATGGGGATCAAAGCCTGGACCGTGGAAATGGTGCCCCCTGACCGTCTGGAAGAACAGGGTAAAAATCTCCCCAAAAATCTTTTCTGGAATTTCAGTAACAGGGCTGTCCGGGCCACTTACTACTATCTGAAAGAAAAAAAGGTCGATGGCATCATTCATGTTACGGCCTTTGGCTGTGGCCCCGATGCCATGGTTGACAAGTTGATGGAGTTAGAAGCCAAAAATCACGGGCGTGTTCCTTTCCTTACATTATCCCTGGATGAACATACCGGTGAGGCAGGAGTTTTAACGCGCATCGAAGCTTTTGTTGATATGCTCAGATTACGGAGGGGTCAGCATGAAGATATCATTTCCCATCATGGGTAA